Proteins encoded together in one Camelina sativa cultivar DH55 chromosome 9, Cs, whole genome shotgun sequence window:
- the LOC104715783 gene encoding pentatricopeptide repeat-containing protein At3g58590-like has product MSLSCRDLVNHNDRLISLLNVCRKAPSFARTKALHALSITLCYALQQPVYISNNIICLYEKLGEVSFAGRVFDQMPERNKVSFNTIIKGYSRCGDAEKAWRVFSEMRYFGYLPNQSTVSGLLSCASLDVYAGTQLHGLSFKYGLIMDDAYVGTGLLCLYGRLELLEMAKQVFEDMPFKSLETWNHMMSLLGHRGFLKECMFLFRELVRKGACLSDCSFLGVLSGVSCENDLVISKQLHCSAMKKGLACEISVVNSLISKYGKCGSTSMAERIFEEAGSWDVVSWNSIIGATAKGENPLKALKLFVSMPEHGFSPNQGAYVSVLSASSRMQIFSFGCQIHGTLIKNGCETDILLGNALIDFYAKCGSLEDARLCFDSVRDKNVVCWNTLLWGYANKDGSICLSLFLQMLQMGFMPTEYTLSTVLKSCCVIELQQLHSVIVRMGCEDNDYVLSSLMRSYAKNQLMSDALLLLDLSSGPSSVVPLNIVAGMYSRTGQYHESVKLISTLEQPDTVSWNIAIAACSRSDNYKEAIELFKHMLQSNIRPDNYTYVSILSLSSKLCDLTLGSSIHSGIIKTNFSRADTFVCNVLIDMYGKCGSIRSVIKVFEETRDKNLITWTTLISSLGIHGYGHEAFKLFKQSLSLGFKPDRVSFISMLTACRHSGMVKEGMDLFQKMKVYGVEPEIDHYRCAVDLLARNGYLKEAEHLIHGMPFPADAPVWRTFLDGCNRFAEEQRNNLNVVSFQ; this is encoded by the coding sequence ATGAGCCTCAGCTGTAGAGATCTCGTCAATCACAACGATCGTCTAATTAGTCTACTCAATGTCTGCAGAAAAGCTCCTTCCTTTGCAAGAACCAAAGCTCTTCACGCTCTCTCCATCACGTTATGCTACGCCCTTCAGCAGCCTGTTTATATCTCCAACAACATTATCTGTCTTTATGAGAAGCTTGGCGAGGTATCTTTTGCAGGCAGAGTGTTTGATCAAATGCCTGAGAGAAATAAAGTCTCTTTCAACACGATCATTAAAGGGTACAGCAGATGCGGGGATGCAGAGAAAGCCTGGCGTGTATTTTCTGAAATGAGGTATTTTGGATATTTGCCGAATCAGTCAACAGTGAGTGGTTTATTGTCCTGTGCATCGTTGGATGTTTATGCTGGAACTCAGTTACACGGTTTGAGCTTTAAGTATGGGTTGATTATGGATGATGCATATGTTGGtactggtttgttgtgtttgtatGGGAGGCTTGAGTTGCTGGAAATGGCGAAACAGGTTTTTGAAGATATGCCGTTTAAGAGTTTGGAAACATGGAACCATATGATGTCTTTGTTGGGGCACCGTGGTTTTCTCAAAGAATGCATGTTTCTGTTCCGTGAGCTTGTTAGGAAGGGGGCATGTTTATCTGATTGCTCTTTCTTGGGTGTTTTGTCTGGTGTATCTTGTGAAAATGACTTGGTAATTAGCAAACAGTTGCACTGCTCAGCAATGAAGAAAGGGTTAGCTTGTGAAATTTCCGTCGTTAACTCTCTCATCAGTAAATATGGAAAATGTGGCAGCACAAGTATGGCAGAGAGAATCTTTGAGGAGGCAGGTTCCTGGGATGTAGTATCATGGAACTCCATAATTGGTGCAACAGCCAAAGGTGAGAATCCTTTAAAAGCACTCAAACTCTTTGTAAGTATGCCAGAGCATGGGTTTTCCCCGAATCAAGGTGCATATGTTAGTGTTCTTAGTGCGTCTTCTCGTATGCAGATATTTAGTTTCGGATGCCAGATTCATGGTACGCTAATCAAGAATGGCTGTGAAACTGACATACTTTTAGGGAATGCACTAATCGACTTTTATGCTAAATGTGGTAGTCTGGAAGATGCCCGCCTATGCTTCGATTCTGTACGTGATAAGAACGTTGTATGTTGGAATACATTGCTTTGGGGTTATGCCAATAAAGATGGTTCCATttgtctctctttgtttcttcaaatgCTTCAAATGGGTTTCATGCCAACTGAATATACTCTTTCGACAGTCCTTAAATCATGTTGTGTCATTGAGTTACAGCAGCTGCACTCCGTTATTGTGAGAATGGGATGTGAAGATAATGACTATGTGTTAAGCTCTCTCATGAGATCCTACGCCAAGAATCAACTGATGAGTGATGCTCTTCTTCTGCTGGATTTGTCTAGTGGGCCATCTTCTGTTGTCCCACTCAACATTGTCGCCGGAATGTATAGCAGAACAGGTCAGTACCATGAATCTGTGAAGCTGATTTCGACATTAGAACAACCCGACACTGTATCTTGGAACATTGCAATAGCAGCTTGCTCCCGTTCTGATAATTATAAAGAGGCTATTGAACTTTTCAAACACATGCTTCAATCAAACATTCGCCCTGATAATTACACATACGTTAGTATCTTAAGTTTGAGCTCTAAGCTTTGTGACCTTACGCTTGGGAGTTCTATTCACAGTGGAATCATCAAAACAAATTTCAGCCGTGCTGACACATTTGTTTGCAATGTATTGATTGACATGTATGGGAAATGCGGAAGCATTAGGAGTGTAATCAAAGTCTTTGAAGAAACAAGAGACAAGAATCTCATTACATGGACGACATTGATTTCGTCTCTTGGCATCCATGGATATGGACATGAGGCATTTAAATTGTTTAAGCAATCGTTATCTCTAGGTTTTAAGCCAGATCGAGTCTCTTTCATCTCTATGCTAACTGCTTGCAGACATAGTGGAATGGTAAAAGAAGGAATGGATTTGTTTCAGAAAATGAAGGTTTATGGTGTTGAACCGGAAATAGATCATTATCGTTGTGCCGTTGATCTTTTGGCTAGAAACGGTTATCTAAAGGAAGCCGAGCATCTGATTCATGGAATGCCATTCCCTGCAGATGCACCAGTATGGCGTACGTTTCTTGATGGTTGCAATCGATTTGCAGAAGAGCAGAGAAACAATCTCAATGTCGTCTCTTTTCAGTAG
- the LOC104712540 gene encoding NECAP-like protein CG9132, which produces MDQASSSSSMKEDKKKPSTDPVTVDDNEEREAIEIALFQVPECYVYLIPPRKSAASYRADEWDVNKWAWEGALKVVSKGEECIIKLVDKTTGELYAQAFLREGDLHPVEAVIDSSRYFVLRVEEKIDGRVRHAFIGLGFRERTEAYDFQAALHDHMKYLNKKKTAEEMEQHFQNTSSVDYSLKEGETIVLQLKNRSDKDTKSKIVEKNLSNLSLEDKGKSIETIPSIIPPPPPPGPLSPVTTAQQSPSSLPPSLSLQRSPKQQDVDTKNEEDKKEGQEAKDGGVEDDAPDDDFGDFQAAG; this is translated from the exons ATGGATcaagcttcgtcttcttcgagTATGaaggaagacaagaagaaacCTTCTACTGATCCTGTGACCGTCGATGATAACGAGGAGAGAGAAGCTATAGAGATTGCTCTGTTCCAAGTGCCTGAATGCTATGTTTATTTg ATACCTCCAAGGAAAAGTGCAGCTTCCTACAG AGCAGATGAGTGGGACGTGAACAAATGGGCATGGGAAGGAGCTTTGAAAGTGGTGAGCAAAGGAGAAGAATGCATTATTAAACTTGTAGATAAAACCACAGGGGAACTTTACGCTCAGGCTTTTCTACGAGAGGGCGATCTTCATCCAGTAGAAGCCGTAATTGACAGTAGCAG ATACTTTGTTCTCCGTGTTGAAGAAAAGATAG ATGGTCGTGTTCGCCATGCTTTTATTGGACTCGGATTCCGGGAAAGAACAGAAGCCTATGATTTCCAAGCAGCACTCCATGACCATATGAA GTAtttgaacaagaagaaaacagCAGAAGAAATGGAACAACACTTTCAAAACACATCTTCTGTTGATTACAGCTTAAAGGAAGGAGAAACAATTGTTCTCCAactaaaaaat AGAAGCGACAAGGACACAAAGTCGAAAATAGTAGAGAAGAATTTGAGCAATCTCTCGTTGGAGGATAAGGGCAAGTCAATAGAAACCATTCCTTCAATCATcccaccacctccacctcctGGACCGCTTTCCCCTGTCACAACCGCTCAGCAGTCCCCGTCAAGTCTACCACCAAGCCTCAGCCTCCAAAGATCGCCAAAACAACAAGATGTAGATacaaagaatgaagaagataagaaagaagGCCAAGAAGCCAAAGATGGAGGCGTTGAAGATGATGCACCAGATGATGACTTTGGAGATTTCCAAGCTGCGGGTTGA